One region of Mycobacterium riyadhense genomic DNA includes:
- the gap gene encoding type I glyceraldehyde-3-phosphate dehydrogenase — translation MTVRVGINGFGRIGRNFYRALSAQKEQGTADVEVIAVNDITDNSTLAHLLKFDSILGRLPHDVSLEGEDTIVVGTDKIKALAVREGPAALPWGDLGVDVVVESTGLFTNAAKAKGHLDAGAKKVIISAPATDEDITIVLGVNDDKYDGSQNIISNASCTTNCLAPLAKVLDDEFGIVKGLMTTIHAYTQDQNLQDGPHKDLRRARAAALNIVPTSTGAAKAIGLVMPQLKGKLDGYALRVPIPTGSVTDLTADLSKSASVEEINAAFKAAAEGNLKGILKYYDAPIVSTDIVTDPHSSIFDSGLTKVIDDQAKVVSWYDNEWGYSNRLVDLVALVGKSL, via the coding sequence GTGACGGTCCGAGTAGGCATCAACGGTTTTGGTCGAATCGGACGCAACTTCTACCGGGCCTTATCGGCCCAGAAGGAGCAGGGCACCGCAGATGTCGAGGTGATCGCTGTCAACGACATCACCGACAACAGCACGCTGGCGCACCTGCTCAAATTCGACTCCATCCTGGGCCGGCTGCCCCACGACGTCAGCCTCGAAGGCGAAGACACCATCGTCGTGGGAACCGACAAGATCAAGGCCCTCGCGGTCCGGGAGGGCCCCGCCGCATTGCCATGGGGGGACCTCGGCGTCGACGTCGTCGTCGAATCCACCGGGCTGTTCACCAATGCGGCTAAGGCCAAGGGTCACCTGGACGCCGGCGCCAAAAAGGTGATCATCTCCGCGCCGGCCACCGACGAGGACATCACCATCGTGCTGGGGGTCAACGACGACAAGTACGACGGCAGCCAAAACATCATCTCCAACGCATCGTGCACCACGAACTGCCTTGCGCCGCTGGCCAAAGTGCTCGACGACGAGTTCGGCATCGTCAAGGGCCTGATGACCACCATCCACGCCTACACCCAGGATCAGAACCTTCAGGACGGACCGCACAAGGATCTGCGCCGGGCTCGCGCCGCGGCGCTGAACATCGTGCCGACCTCGACCGGCGCGGCCAAGGCCATCGGCCTAGTGATGCCCCAACTGAAGGGCAAACTCGACGGTTACGCCCTGCGGGTGCCCATTCCGACCGGCTCGGTCACCGACCTGACCGCCGACCTGTCCAAATCGGCCAGCGTCGAGGAGATCAATGCGGCGTTCAAGGCGGCCGCCGAGGGCAACCTCAAAGGCATCCTGAAGTACTACGACGCGCCGATCGTCTCCACCGACATCGTCACCGACCCGCACAGCTCGATCTTCGACTCCGGCCTGACCAAAGTGATCGACGACCAGGCGAAGGTGGTGTCCTGGTACGACAACGAGTGGGGTTACTCCAACCGCCTTGTTGACCTGGTCGCGCTGGTCGGCAAGTCCCTGTAG
- a CDS encoding phosphoglycerate kinase, producing MGIPTLKDLLAEGVSGRGVLVRSDLNVPLDDHGSITDPGRIIASVPTLRALLEAGAKVVVTAHLGRPKDGPDPKLSLAPVAAALGEQLGRHVQLAGDVVGTDALARAEGLTDGDILLLENIRFDKRETSKDDGERLALAQKLAELVWPGGAFVSDGFGVVHRKQASVYDVATLLPHYAGTLVADEIRVLEQLTSSTDRPYAVVLGGSKVSDKLGVIESLATKADSIVIGGGMCFTFLAAQGFSVGTSLLENDMVETCRRLMETYEDVLRLPVDIVVTEKFDADSPPQIVEAGAIPSDLMGLDIGPGSIKRFTTLLSNAKTVFWNGPMGVFEFPAYAAGTRGVAEAIVTATGKGAFSVVGGGDSAAAVRALDISEGAFSHISTGGGASLEYLEGKTLPGIEVLGEPQPGQDKGGGHS from the coding sequence GTGGGCATCCCAACCCTAAAAGACCTTCTGGCCGAAGGTGTTTCGGGTCGCGGTGTGCTGGTGCGTTCCGATCTGAATGTCCCGCTCGACGACCACGGCTCCATTACCGACCCAGGCCGAATCATCGCGTCGGTACCGACGTTGAGGGCGCTGCTCGAGGCGGGTGCCAAGGTAGTGGTCACCGCCCACCTGGGCCGTCCCAAGGATGGGCCAGACCCCAAGCTGTCGTTGGCGCCGGTCGCTGCAGCGCTGGGTGAGCAGCTGGGCCGGCACGTGCAGTTGGCCGGCGATGTCGTTGGCACCGACGCACTGGCTCGAGCCGAGGGACTCACCGACGGCGACATCCTGCTGCTGGAGAACATCCGGTTCGACAAGCGCGAGACCAGCAAGGACGACGGTGAGCGCCTCGCCCTGGCGCAGAAACTTGCTGAATTAGTCTGGCCCGGAGGCGCTTTCGTCTCCGATGGGTTTGGCGTAGTGCATCGTAAGCAAGCCTCGGTGTATGACGTCGCCACCCTCTTGCCGCACTATGCCGGCACCCTGGTGGCCGACGAAATTCGGGTGCTGGAGCAGTTGACCAGCTCTACCGATCGGCCGTATGCGGTGGTGCTTGGGGGATCGAAGGTATCTGACAAACTAGGCGTCATCGAGTCGCTGGCGACGAAGGCCGACAGCATCGTGATCGGCGGCGGCATGTGCTTTACTTTCCTTGCCGCGCAGGGCTTTTCCGTCGGCACGTCGCTGCTGGAAAACGACATGGTCGAAACCTGCCGCAGGTTGATGGAGACCTACGAGGATGTGCTGCGGCTGCCCGTCGACATCGTGGTCACCGAAAAATTCGACGCCGATTCGCCGCCACAGATCGTGGAAGCCGGCGCCATCCCGAGCGACTTGATGGGTCTGGACATCGGCCCGGGATCGATCAAAAGGTTTACCACGCTGCTGTCTAACGCGAAGACGGTGTTCTGGAATGGCCCGATGGGTGTGTTCGAATTTCCTGCGTACGCGGCGGGCACCAGAGGGGTCGCCGAGGCGATCGTCACCGCGACCGGTAAGGGCGCCTTCAGCGTCGTCGGCGGCGGCGACTCGGCTGCCGCGGTGCGCGCTCTCGACATCTCGGAAGGCGCGTTCTCGCACATCTCCACCGGCGGCGGCGCGTCGCTGGAATACCTTGAGGGCAAAACGCTTCCCGGCATCGAGGTGCTTGGCGAGCCCCAGCCCGGTCAAGATAAAGGAGGCGGACACTCGTGA
- the tpiA gene encoding triose-phosphate isomerase: MSRKPLIAGNWKMNLNHFEAIALVQKIAFSLPDKYYDKVDVTVIPPFTDLRSVQTLVDGDKLRLTYGAQDLSPHDSGAYTGDISGVFLAKLGCSYVVVGHSERRTYHSEDDALVAAKATAALRNGLTPIVCIGEHLDVREAGNHVSHNVEQLRGSLAGLSAEQIGAVVIAYEPVWAIGTGRVASAADAQEVCAAIRKELGSLASSGIADTVRVLYGGSVNAKNVGDLVAQDDIDGGLVGGASLDGEQFATLAAIAAGGPLP, from the coding sequence GTGAGCCGCAAGCCGCTGATCGCCGGCAACTGGAAGATGAACCTCAATCACTTCGAGGCGATCGCACTGGTGCAGAAGATCGCGTTCTCATTGCCGGACAAGTACTACGACAAGGTGGACGTCACGGTCATCCCCCCGTTCACCGACCTGCGCAGCGTGCAAACCCTGGTCGACGGCGACAAACTGCGGTTGACCTATGGGGCGCAGGACTTGTCGCCACACGACTCCGGTGCCTACACCGGTGACATCAGCGGGGTCTTCCTGGCCAAGTTGGGCTGCAGCTACGTCGTCGTCGGGCACTCCGAGCGGCGCACCTACCACAGCGAGGATGACGCGCTGGTCGCCGCCAAGGCCACCGCCGCTCTCCGGAACGGCCTGACCCCGATCGTCTGCATCGGTGAGCATCTCGATGTCCGTGAGGCGGGAAATCACGTGAGCCATAACGTCGAACAGTTGCGCGGCTCGCTGGCTGGATTGTCCGCCGAACAGATTGGTGCCGTCGTCATTGCGTACGAGCCGGTCTGGGCGATCGGCACCGGGAGGGTGGCCAGCGCCGCCGACGCCCAGGAGGTGTGTGCGGCGATCCGAAAAGAGTTGGGCTCGCTGGCCTCATCGGGGATCGCCGACACGGTGCGGGTGCTCTACGGCGGCTCGGTGAACGCCAAGAACGTCGGCGACCTCGTCGCGCAGGACGACATCGACGGCGGCCTGGTCGGTGGGGCGTCGCTCGACGGGGAGCAGTTCGCGACGCTGGCGGCGATCGCCGCCGGCGGTCCATTGCCGTAA
- a CDS encoding AAA family ATPase → MHRYILTGAPGAGKTSILRGLARLGHSVVGEAATDVVAHRQSLGEPVPWTDSSFIDEVITVQRQRQRAANPSSGVVVFDRSPVCTHALAVYLGHPVSPVLSAELERITAERVYERQVFFVRNLGYCEPTAARRIGFRDALEFEQIHEYSYRAFGYELVYIPAGELNSRITAVHDAISNRIT, encoded by the coding sequence GTGCACCGATACATCCTCACCGGCGCACCGGGCGCGGGTAAGACGTCCATCCTGCGAGGCCTAGCGCGGCTGGGACATTCCGTCGTCGGCGAAGCGGCCACCGACGTCGTCGCTCATCGCCAGTCGCTTGGCGAACCGGTTCCTTGGACTGACTCGTCCTTCATCGACGAAGTCATCACCGTGCAGCGTCAGCGGCAGCGCGCAGCCAACCCGAGCAGCGGTGTCGTGGTCTTCGACCGGTCGCCGGTCTGCACCCACGCACTCGCCGTCTACCTGGGCCATCCCGTCTCGCCTGTGCTGTCGGCGGAGCTCGAGCGAATCACCGCCGAACGCGTATACGAACGGCAAGTCTTCTTCGTCCGAAACCTGGGGTATTGCGAGCCGACCGCAGCCCGCCGGATCGGCTTCCGGGACGCGCTGGAGTTCGAGCAGATCCACGAGTACAGCTATCGCGCGTTCGGCTACGAGCTCGTCTACATTCCCGCTGGCGAGCTGAACAGCCGGATCACAGCGGTCCATGACGCGATCTCGAACCGCATTACCTAA
- the secG gene encoding preprotein translocase subunit SecG, which yields MELALQITLVVTSVLVVLLVLLHRAKGGGLSTLFGGGVQSSLSGSTVVEKNLDRLTLFITGIWLVSIVGMALLIKYK from the coding sequence ATGGAGTTGGCCCTGCAGATCACCCTTGTGGTCACCAGTGTGCTGGTGGTATTGCTGGTGCTGCTGCACCGCGCCAAGGGTGGCGGCCTGTCGACGCTGTTTGGTGGCGGCGTGCAGTCCAGCTTGTCCGGGTCGACCGTTGTGGAGAAAAACCTGGACCGGTTGACGCTATTCATCACCGGAATCTGGCTGGTGTCCATCGTCGGTATGGCGTTGCTGATCAAGTACAAGTGA
- the ppc gene encoding phosphoenolpyruvate carboxylase codes for MVEASDAALEPIGDVHRTRLGREATEPMRADIRLLGTILGDTVREQNGEEIFDLVERARVEAFRVRRSEIDRAEMSRMFSGIDIHQALPVIRAFTHFALLANVAEDIHRERRRRIHVAAGEPPQDSSLAATYVKLDLAQLDSATVAEALQGALVSPVITAHPTETRRRTVFVTQHRITELMRLHAEGHTETDSGRSIELELRRQVLTLWQTALIRLARLQISDEIAVGLRLYPSAFFEVIPQVNAEVREALRARWPDADLLSDPILQPGSWIGGDRDGNPNVTGDVVRLATGGAAFTALSHYLAELDHLEQELSMSSRLLTVTPELAALADGCRDQARADEPYRRALRVVRARLTATAVEILDQQPQHLLDLGLPRYATPAELRADLDTIDVSLRTHGSALLADDRLALLREGVHVFGFHLCGLDLRQNSDVHEEVVGELLAWAGVHPDYRSLGEDERVTLLVAELGTRRPLVGDRALGVPPACGGLSDLARSELDIVAAATHAVETYGPAAVPNYVVSMCRSVSDVLEAAILLKEAGLLDASGTEPYCPVGISPLFETIDDLHNGATILQTMLDLPLYRALVVAQGGSQEVMLGYSDSNKDGGYLAANWAVYRAELALAEAARKAGIRLRLFHGRGGTVGRGGGPSYQAILAQPPGAVNGSLRLTEQGEVIAAKYAEPQIARRNLESLLAATLESTLLDVEGLGDAAGPAYAVLDEVAAMAHRAYAELVHETPGFVEYFKASTPVSEIGSLNIGSRPASRKPTQSIADLRAIPWVLAWSQSRVMLPGWYGTGSAFEQWIGAGPESESERVEVLHDLYQRWPFFRSVLSNMAQVLAKSDLGLAARYSELVADESLRRRVFDKIVDEHHRTIAMYKRITGDNDLLADNPALARSVFNRFPYLEPLNHLQVELLRRYRCGEDNEFVQRGILLTMNGLASALRNSG; via the coding sequence ATGGTTGAGGCTTCCGATGCCGCACTGGAACCGATCGGCGACGTCCACCGGACCCGGCTTGGTCGTGAGGCAACCGAGCCGATGCGCGCCGACATCAGGTTGCTGGGCACCATCCTCGGCGACACCGTGCGCGAACAAAATGGCGAGGAGATATTCGACCTCGTCGAGCGGGCGCGCGTAGAGGCGTTCCGGGTGCGGCGCTCAGAGATCGATCGCGCCGAGATGTCGCGGATGTTCTCTGGCATCGACATCCACCAAGCGCTACCCGTCATCCGCGCGTTCACTCACTTCGCGCTGTTGGCCAACGTGGCCGAAGACATCCACCGGGAGCGGCGCCGCCGCATTCATGTCGCCGCCGGCGAGCCGCCGCAGGACTCCAGCCTGGCCGCAACGTACGTGAAACTTGATCTGGCGCAATTGGATTCGGCCACGGTCGCGGAAGCACTGCAAGGTGCCCTGGTTTCCCCGGTCATCACCGCTCACCCCACGGAGACCCGTCGGCGCACCGTTTTCGTCACTCAGCACCGAATCACCGAGTTGATGCGGCTGCACGCCGAGGGGCACACCGAGACCGACAGCGGCCGCAGCATCGAACTCGAGTTGCGCCGTCAGGTGCTCACCCTGTGGCAAACCGCGTTGATCCGGCTCGCTCGACTGCAGATCAGCGACGAGATCGCGGTCGGGCTGCGGTTGTACCCGTCGGCGTTCTTCGAGGTGATCCCGCAGGTCAACGCGGAGGTCCGGGAAGCGTTGCGGGCCCGCTGGCCCGACGCCGATCTGCTGTCCGATCCCATCTTGCAGCCGGGTTCTTGGATCGGTGGCGACCGCGACGGAAACCCGAACGTGACCGGCGACGTGGTGCGGCTGGCCACCGGCGGCGCCGCGTTCACCGCGCTGTCGCACTACCTGGCCGAACTCGACCACCTCGAGCAGGAGTTGTCGATGTCGTCGCGTCTGCTCACCGTTACGCCCGAGCTGGCCGCACTGGCCGACGGTTGCCGTGACCAGGCCCGCGCCGACGAGCCGTACCGGCGGGCGCTACGGGTGGTCCGAGCCCGCCTCACCGCGACGGCCGTTGAAATCCTGGACCAGCAACCCCAACACCTGCTCGACCTGGGATTGCCGCGGTATGCCACGCCGGCGGAGTTGCGGGCCGATCTCGACACCATTGATGTGTCGCTGCGGACGCATGGCAGTGCGCTGTTGGCCGACGATCGCCTGGCCCTGTTGCGTGAAGGCGTGCACGTCTTCGGCTTTCACTTGTGCGGCCTGGACCTGCGGCAAAACTCGGACGTGCACGAGGAGGTGGTGGGCGAGCTGCTGGCGTGGGCGGGTGTGCACCCGGATTACCGGTCGTTGGGCGAAGACGAGCGGGTCACGTTGTTGGTTGCCGAGCTGGGCACCCGCCGTCCGCTGGTTGGTGACCGGGCGCTGGGGGTACCTCCCGCTTGCGGGGGCTTGTCCGACCTGGCGCGTAGCGAGTTGGATATCGTCGCGGCCGCCACCCATGCGGTCGAGACCTACGGGCCTGCCGCGGTGCCTAACTACGTCGTCTCGATGTGCCGTTCGGTATCAGACGTGTTGGAGGCGGCCATCCTGCTCAAGGAGGCCGGCCTGCTGGACGCCTCCGGGACCGAACCGTACTGCCCAGTGGGTATCTCGCCATTGTTCGAGACGATCGATGATCTGCACAATGGGGCGACGATCCTGCAAACGATGCTGGACCTTCCGCTCTACCGAGCCCTGGTAGTGGCCCAGGGCGGATCCCAGGAGGTGATGCTCGGCTACTCGGACTCCAACAAGGACGGCGGATATTTGGCCGCCAATTGGGCGGTCTACCGCGCCGAGCTCGCGCTGGCCGAAGCGGCCCGCAAGGCCGGAATTCGGTTGCGGCTCTTCCACGGTCGCGGCGGCACCGTCGGCCGCGGTGGCGGTCCCAGCTACCAGGCCATCCTGGCCCAGCCGCCGGGAGCGGTGAATGGCTCATTGCGGCTTACCGAGCAGGGCGAGGTGATCGCGGCCAAATACGCCGAACCCCAAATAGCCCGTCGCAATCTGGAGAGCCTGCTGGCAGCCACCCTGGAGTCGACGCTGTTGGATGTCGAGGGACTTGGTGACGCGGCCGGGCCGGCCTATGCCGTTCTCGACGAGGTGGCTGCCATGGCGCACCGGGCGTACGCCGAACTTGTCCATGAGACACCGGGTTTCGTCGAGTACTTCAAGGCCTCGACGCCGGTCAGCGAGATCGGGTCGCTGAACATTGGTAGCCGGCCGGCATCGCGGAAGCCGACCCAGTCGATCGCGGATCTGCGTGCCATCCCGTGGGTGCTGGCCTGGAGCCAGTCGCGGGTGATGCTTCCCGGCTGGTATGGCACCGGCTCGGCATTCGAGCAGTGGATCGGGGCCGGTCCCGAAAGTGAAAGCGAGAGAGTGGAAGTCCTGCACGACCTGTATCAGCGGTGGCCGTTTTTCCGTAGCGTGCTGTCGAACATGGCGCAGGTGCTGGCCAAGAGCGATCTGGGCCTGGCGGCCCGCTACTCCGAGTTGGTCGCCGATGAATCGTTGCGGCGTAGGGTGTTTGACAAGATCGTCGACGAGCATCACCGAACGATCGCCATGTACAAACGCATCACCGGTGACAACGATCTACTGGCCGACAACCCGGCGCTGGCGCGCTCGGTGTTCAACCGCTTCCCGTATCTGGAGCCCCTGAACCACCTGCAGGTGGAGTTGTTGCGCCGCTACCGCTGCGGTGAGGACAACGAATTCGTGCAGCGTGGGATTCTGCTGACAATGAATGGGCTGGCCAGCGCGCTGCGAAACAGCGGGTAG
- a CDS encoding PE family protein, with protein sequence MSIVNVIPEMLTTAAADVARIGSSLSAANRAAAAPTSGVLAAGADEVSAAIASLFSGYARDYQALSAQVAGFHQQFVEALTASAGSYAAAEAANASPLQALEPPLQALQQQVLSVINAPTQILLGRPLVGNGADGLPGQNGGDGGLLLGNGGNGGAGDAAHPNGGNGGSAGMLGNGGAGGAGYSPAAETGAAGGAGGTGGAGGWLIGNGGNGGNGGAGASGTSFGPQPGGPGGNGGSGGAGGAAGKWGTGGTGGDGGAGGAGADSSGIGGNGGTGGTGGAGGQVSGAGGNGGNGGNAGQGGDAVGSQPGGSGGNGGGGGTGGAAGKWGTGGIGGTGGNGGDGGAGSDGVSSAGGIGGNGGTGGTGGAGGQVSGAGGNGGNGGDAGQGGDGAFAPGTGGVGGDGGTGGAGGTGGPSSTSGSSAGAGGNGGTGGNGGTGGGSTETSGNGGNGGTGGVGGAGGTSGAGGSSSGAGGAGGNGGTGGTGGFIESPNGNGQAGNGGTGGNGAAGGAGGGGGAAAGGPGGTGGNGGDGGPSRDGIPGFGGDGGTGGPGGPGVPDGIGGADGAKGKHG encoded by the coding sequence ATGTCGATTGTGAACGTAATCCCGGAGATGTTGACGACGGCGGCGGCGGATGTGGCGCGCATCGGTTCGTCGCTTAGCGCGGCCAATCGAGCCGCAGCGGCCCCGACCAGCGGTGTGCTGGCCGCCGGTGCCGATGAGGTGTCGGCGGCCATCGCGTCGCTGTTTTCTGGCTACGCCCGCGACTATCAGGCGCTCAGCGCCCAGGTGGCCGGGTTTCACCAGCAGTTCGTGGAGGCCTTAACCGCGAGCGCGGGCTCGTACGCGGCCGCCGAGGCGGCCAACGCCTCGCCACTGCAGGCCCTCGAACCTCCACTGCAAGCCCTCCAGCAACAGGTGCTGTCGGTGATCAACGCGCCCACGCAGATTCTGCTGGGGCGCCCGCTTGTCGGCAACGGAGCCGACGGGCTGCCCGGCCAAAACGGCGGGGACGGCGGGTTGCTGTTGGGCAACGGCGGGAACGGCGGGGCCGGCGACGCCGCCCACCCCAACGGCGGCAACGGGGGCAGTGCCGGGATGCTCGGCAACGGCGGGGCCGGCGGCGCCGGCTACAGCCCGGCGGCCGAGACCGGGGCGGCGGGTGGGGCCGGCGGCACCGGTGGTGCCGGCGGCTGGCTGATCGGCAACGGCGGCAACGGCGGCAACGGCGGTGCCGGCGCTAGCGGTACCAGCTTCGGCCCCCAGCCCGGCGGCCCTGGCGGTAACGGCGGCAGCGGTGGTGCCGGCGGTGCTGCCGGGAAGTGGGGTACCGGCGGGACCGGCGGGGACGGCGGCGCCGGCGGTGCCGGCGCAGACAGTTCTGGCATCGGCGGCAACGGCGGGACCGGAGGTACGGGTGGGGCCGGCGGCCAGGTCTCTGGCGCCGGCGGCAACGGCGGCAACGGCGGCAACGCTGGCCAGGGCGGCGACGCCGTCGGCTCCCAGCCCGGCGGCTCTGGCGGTAACGGCGGCGGCGGTGGTACCGGCGGTGCTGCCGGGAAGTGGGGCACCGGCGGGATCGGCGGGACGGGCGGGAACGGCGGCGACGGCGGTGCCGGCTCAGACGGTGTTAGCAGCGCGGGCGGCATCGGCGGCAACGGCGGGACCGGAGGTACGGGTGGGGCCGGCGGCCAGGTCTCTGGCGCCGGCGGCAACGGCGGCAACGGCGGCGACGCTGGCCAAGGCGGCGACGGCGCCTTCGCCCCAGGGACCGGCGGCGTCGGCGGTGACGGCGGCACCGGCGGAGCCGGCGGCACCGGGGGCCCATCCAGCACCAGCGGCAGCAGCGCCGGCGCCGGCGGCAACGGCGGCACTGGCGGCAACGGCGGCACCGGCGGCGGCAGCACAGAGACCAGCGGCAATGGCGGCAACGGCGGCACCGGCGGGGTCGGCGGCGCCGGCGGCACATCCGGCGCCGGCGGCAGCAGCTCCGGCGCCGGCGGTGCCGGCGGCAACGGCGGCACCGGCGGCACGGGTGGCTTTATCGAAAGCCCTAATGGCAACGGCCAAGCCGGCAACGGCGGCACCGGCGGCAACGGCGCCGCGGGTGGGGCAGGCGGGGGCGGCGGCGCCGCCGCCGGCGGACCCGGCGGCACCGGCGGCAACGGCGGCGACGGCGGGCCCAGCCGAGACGGCATCCCCGGCTTCGGCGGCGACGGTGGCACCGGCGGACCCGGCGGACCCGGCGTCCCGGACGGGATCGGCGGCGCCGATGGCGCCAAAGGAAAGCACGGATGA
- a CDS encoding ATPase — protein MAVMADKTVRSTPVRSTPVRSRMKTLTQAALNADRTVEQVEDVLDGLGKTMVELNSSLSALNSTVERLEGGLDHLEGTLHSLDDLAKRLTVLVEPVEAIVERIDYIVSVGETVMSPLSVTEHAVRGVLDRLRNRTVH, from the coding sequence ATGGCCGTCATGGCAGACAAGACCGTGCGCAGCACACCCGTGCGCAGCACACCCGTGCGCAGCCGGATGAAGACCCTCACCCAGGCAGCGCTCAACGCCGATAGGACGGTGGAGCAGGTCGAAGACGTCCTCGACGGCCTGGGCAAAACCATGGTCGAGCTCAACAGTTCACTGTCGGCCCTCAACTCCACGGTGGAACGCCTGGAGGGCGGCCTGGATCATCTGGAGGGCACGCTGCACAGCCTGGACGATCTCGCCAAGCGGCTCACCGTGCTGGTGGAGCCGGTGGAGGCGATTGTCGAACGCATTGATTACATCGTGAGCGTTGGTGAGACGGTGATGTCGCCGCTGTCGGTCACCGAGCACGCGGTACGCGGCGTACTGGACCGGTTGCGGAATCGGACCGTCCACTAG
- the pgl gene encoding 6-phosphogluconolactonase: protein MSIEISVFPDGGALVEAAGNRLIDTIRSAVGARGQALIVLTGGGNGSALLRYLGTRGAQIDWSKVHLFWGDERYVPEDDDERNDKQARAALLDHVDIPASQVHPMAASDGDFGTDLDAAALAYEQVLAAYAASDGRVPNFDVHLLGMGPEGHINSLFPDTPAVRETARMVVAVDASPKPPPQRITLTLPAIQRSREVWLMVSGAGKADAVAEAVGGADPVSVPAAGAIGRETTLWLLDEDAAARLPH, encoded by the coding sequence GTGAGTATCGAGATCTCCGTCTTTCCAGACGGCGGCGCGCTGGTCGAGGCCGCCGGTAACCGCCTGATCGACACAATCCGGTCCGCGGTGGGCGCGCGAGGGCAGGCGCTGATCGTGCTGACCGGCGGCGGCAACGGCAGCGCACTGCTGCGATACCTCGGCACCCGCGGTGCCCAGATCGACTGGTCTAAGGTCCATTTGTTCTGGGGCGACGAGCGTTACGTTCCCGAAGACGACGACGAGCGCAACGACAAACAGGCGCGCGCGGCATTGCTGGATCACGTCGACATCCCGGCGAGTCAAGTGCACCCCATGGCCGCCAGCGACGGGGATTTCGGCACCGATCTGGATGCCGCGGCATTGGCGTACGAGCAGGTGCTGGCCGCATACGCCGCATCCGATGGGCGGGTTCCGAATTTTGATGTCCACTTGCTGGGAATGGGGCCTGAGGGCCACATCAACTCGCTGTTTCCGGATACCCCCGCGGTGCGTGAAACCGCCCGTATGGTGGTCGCGGTCGACGCCTCCCCGAAACCGCCACCGCAACGAATCACCTTGACATTGCCCGCGATTCAGCGTTCCCGCGAGGTCTGGCTGATGGTGTCCGGAGCGGGCAAGGCCGACGCGGTCGCTGAGGCCGTCGGCGGCGCCGATCCGGTTTCTGTGCCGGCCGCCGGCGCCATCGGGCGCGAGACCACGCTCTGGCTGCTGGACGAGGACGCCGCGGCCAGGCTTCCTCACTAA
- the opcA gene encoding glucose-6-phosphate dehydrogenase assembly protein OpcA — protein sequence MIVDLPDTTTTAVNKKLDELRERIGAVTMGRVLTLIIAPDSDAVLEESIEAANGASHEHPSRTIVTMRGNPYADEPRLDAQLRVGADAGAGEVVVLRLSGPLAGHADSVVIPFLLPDIPVVAWWPDIAPAVPAQDPLGKLAIRRITDATNGVDPLSAIKSRLPGYTAGDTDLAWARITYWRALLTSAIDQPPHEPIDSALISGLKTEPALDILAGWLASRIDGPVRRAVGDLKVELVRNSETIVLSRPQEGVTATLSRTAKPDALVPLARRVTGECLAEDLRRLDPDEIYYAALEGIKKVQYV from the coding sequence ATGATCGTCGATTTGCCCGACACCACGACCACCGCGGTCAACAAGAAGCTCGACGAGCTGCGGGAAAGGATCGGCGCCGTCACCATGGGGCGGGTGCTGACCCTGATCATCGCACCGGACAGCGACGCCGTGCTCGAAGAATCCATCGAAGCGGCCAACGGTGCCAGCCACGAGCATCCCAGCCGGACCATCGTCACGATGAGGGGCAATCCGTACGCCGACGAACCAAGGCTGGACGCACAGTTGCGCGTGGGCGCTGACGCGGGCGCCGGCGAGGTTGTCGTGCTGCGGCTGTCCGGACCGCTCGCCGGTCACGCCGACAGCGTCGTCATCCCCTTCCTGCTTCCCGACATCCCGGTGGTGGCGTGGTGGCCCGACATCGCTCCCGCGGTTCCGGCCCAAGATCCGTTGGGCAAGTTAGCAATTCGGCGCATCACCGACGCCACCAACGGTGTCGACCCGCTGTCGGCCATCAAGAGCCGACTGCCCGGATACACCGCTGGAGACACCGACCTGGCCTGGGCCCGCATCACCTACTGGCGTGCCCTGCTGACCTCCGCCATCGACCAGCCGCCGCACGAACCAATCGACTCGGCGCTGATCTCCGGCCTGAAGACCGAGCCGGCGCTCGATATCCTGGCCGGATGGCTGGCCAGCCGCATCGACGGTCCGGTGCGGCGCGCGGTGGGCGACCTGAAGGTCGAGCTGGTGCGCAACAGCGAGACGATCGTGCTCAGCCGGCCCCAGGAGGGGGTGACTGCCACCTTGAGCCGCACTGCCAAGCCGGATGCCCTGGTTCCGTTGGCGCGCAGGGTAACTGGCGAGTGCTTGGCCGAAGACCTGCGCCGGCTGGACCCCGACGAGATCTATTACGCCGCCCTCGAAGGCATCAAGAAAGTGCAGTACGTGTGA